A single window of uncultured Sunxiuqinia sp. DNA harbors:
- a CDS encoding phosphatidate cytidylyltransferase, with amino-acid sequence MKNLFVRTLTGIAFSAVVIGSLLLSEYAFGVLFLVVIISGLREFFSFFKKAPISPNQIVVVIIGILFFVSFFLVGKGILPQIAYYCLIPIFLLVFIAELYRGKDFPFENMAAGVLGLIYIALPISMICLLVFPSANIYNPSLLLALFAIIWTYDSGAYLFGVSIGKHRLFERISPKKSWEGAIGGALSAVGIAILISSKFIPEIAIHHWIVIAMLTVVFSTFGDLTESLFKRQFSLKDSGNFLPGHGGILDRFDSIFFAVPIIVLYLKIFT; translated from the coding sequence TTGAAAAACCTTTTTGTCAGAACACTTACTGGAATTGCTTTCTCCGCGGTTGTTATTGGGAGCCTATTGCTAAGTGAGTATGCCTTTGGCGTGCTTTTTTTAGTTGTTATAATCAGCGGACTTCGTGAGTTTTTTAGTTTTTTTAAGAAAGCCCCTATTTCTCCAAACCAGATTGTGGTCGTCATCATTGGTATTTTATTCTTCGTTTCCTTTTTTCTGGTTGGAAAAGGTATTCTACCGCAAATAGCCTACTACTGTCTCATTCCTATTTTTCTTTTAGTTTTTATTGCTGAACTATATAGAGGAAAAGATTTTCCGTTTGAAAATATGGCCGCCGGCGTCCTCGGACTCATATACATTGCCCTTCCAATAAGCATGATCTGTCTATTGGTTTTTCCTTCAGCCAACATTTACAATCCGTCGCTATTACTGGCACTATTTGCAATTATTTGGACCTATGACTCGGGTGCATACTTGTTTGGTGTAAGCATAGGAAAACATCGATTATTCGAGCGAATTTCACCAAAAAAATCATGGGAGGGAGCTATCGGTGGAGCATTATCGGCGGTTGGCATTGCGATTCTTATTTCAAGCAAATTTATTCCTGAAATTGCAATTCACCATTGGATCGTAATCGCTATGCTCACTGTTGTGTTTTCAACTTTTGGCGATCTAACAGAGTCACTTTTCAAGCGACAATTCAGTTTGAAGGACAGCGGCAACTTTCTGCCCGGCCATGGAGGCATTTTAGATCGGTTCGATAGCATCTTTTTTGCCGTCCCCATAATAGTCCTTTATCTCAAAATCTTCACCTGA
- a CDS encoding DUF2007 domain-containing protein — protein sequence MEKDLVIIYSSGQEYQVKIAQELLDEHGIESFTLNQHDSVIPSIGLVELYVNQKDQENAEKILKKLKR from the coding sequence ATGGAAAAAGATTTAGTAATTATTTATTCCTCCGGTCAGGAATATCAGGTAAAGATTGCTCAGGAATTATTGGATGAACATGGTATTGAATCCTTCACACTAAATCAGCATGATTCTGTCATCCCCAGCATCGGTCTTGTCGAACTTTATGTGAACCAAAAAGATCAGGAAAACGCAGAGAAAATCCTCAAAAAGCTCAAACGTTGA
- a CDS encoding lactate utilization protein — translation MNSSRAKILHRLKETQNKRGGQHLARPDFKSPIYPSLGKKLVDCFQANLELIGGKVLRIESLNAAIPELKKLIKSEKLEHLVCLEPEIQDALKGDIAYKNSLDDFKHVGVGITTCEYLVAHLGSILVSSASRSGRRLTVFPECHIVLASKDQLVSFLDDALTKIEEKYPDRLPSMITNITGPSRTADIEKTLVMGMHGPKKLFVLLADELF, via the coding sequence ATGAACTCATCAAGAGCGAAAATACTACATCGGTTAAAGGAAACTCAAAATAAAAGGGGCGGGCAGCATTTAGCCCGCCCCGATTTTAAATCTCCAATTTACCCTTCACTTGGAAAAAAACTAGTCGATTGTTTCCAAGCGAATCTTGAACTGATTGGTGGGAAGGTTCTCCGTATTGAAAGCCTTAATGCCGCAATTCCTGAATTAAAAAAACTGATTAAGTCAGAAAAGCTTGAACACCTGGTGTGTTTGGAGCCTGAAATACAGGATGCCTTAAAAGGAGATATTGCGTATAAAAATTCGCTGGACGATTTTAAGCATGTTGGCGTGGGGATAACAACCTGTGAATACTTAGTTGCACACCTTGGATCTATTTTAGTCAGCTCAGCATCGAGGTCCGGTCGTCGATTAACTGTTTTTCCTGAATGCCACATTGTACTAGCAAGTAAAGATCAGTTGGTTAGTTTCCTTGACGATGCATTAACCAAAATAGAAGAGAAATATCCAGACCGACTTCCTAGTATGATTACCAACATCACCGGTCCTAGCCGTACTGCAGATATTGAAAAAACATTGGTCATGGGAATGCATGGTCCCAAAAAATTATTCGTACTTTTAGCTGACGAACTATTTTAA
- the ftsH gene encoding ATP-dependent zinc metalloprotease FtsH gives MADNNKKNKQRPNLGNFKPGGKPPKFNPYWIYGIVIVVFLAIQYFSFGGGPVKTTWNEVKTNMLTKHDIERIVVVNREEAQIYLKESSYDDYSDKLNTGFGAPSKFGPHFVFTIGSVETFESNLQKAQASFNDSDKVPVEYQTVHNYFSEILSWILPFLLIIAIWWWIFRRMSKGTGGAGGAGNIFSVGKSQAKVFDKDSRVSTTFKEVAGLAEAKQEVEEVVSFLKSPAKYTKLGGKIPKGALLVGPPGTGKTLLAKAVAGEANVPFFSMSGSDFVEMFVGVGASRVRDLFKQAKEKAPCIVFIDEIDAIGRARGRNPNMGSNDERENTLNQLLTEMDGFDTNSGVIILAATNRADMLDRALMRAGRFDRQIHVELPDLNERAEIFKVHLRPIKLSDEVDAQFLAKQTPGFSGADIANVCNEAALIAARKERDNVGRQDFLDAVDRIIGGLEKKNKIISKEEKERIAYHEAGHATISWLLEHAHPLVKVTIVPRGKALGAAWYLPEERSITTKEQLLDEMCSALGGRAAEEIIFGTISSGAQNDLEKITKQAYAMISIFGMSEKVGNVSFYDSTGQSDYGFTKPYSEKTAELIDAEAKKLIDSQYNRALQVLKENAEGHKKLGDRLLEKEVIFGEDLEEIFGKRPWVREELTAEKQEVIKSIPPKEEPNEATSV, from the coding sequence ATGGCAGATAACAATAAAAAGAATAAACAGCGTCCTAATTTGGGGAATTTTAAACCCGGGGGAAAGCCACCAAAATTTAATCCTTATTGGATTTATGGAATCGTAATTGTCGTTTTTCTTGCAATCCAGTATTTCAGCTTTGGCGGCGGACCGGTAAAAACGACCTGGAACGAAGTTAAAACCAACATGCTGACAAAGCATGACATTGAACGAATTGTTGTGGTTAACCGAGAGGAAGCTCAGATATACTTGAAAGAGTCAAGCTATGATGACTATTCTGACAAATTAAACACCGGTTTTGGTGCCCCCTCAAAATTTGGTCCTCATTTCGTATTTACCATCGGATCAGTTGAAACTTTTGAAAGCAACCTGCAAAAAGCGCAAGCTAGTTTTAACGATTCGGATAAAGTTCCCGTCGAGTATCAAACGGTTCACAATTATTTTAGCGAAATATTAAGCTGGATACTTCCTTTTCTGCTCATCATTGCTATTTGGTGGTGGATTTTCCGTCGTATGAGTAAGGGTACTGGAGGTGCTGGTGGTGCTGGAAATATATTCAGTGTAGGAAAATCACAAGCTAAGGTTTTTGACAAAGACTCACGCGTTAGCACTACGTTTAAAGAGGTTGCCGGATTAGCTGAAGCGAAACAGGAAGTTGAAGAAGTTGTTTCCTTCTTAAAAAGCCCTGCAAAATATACGAAGCTGGGAGGAAAAATTCCTAAAGGTGCACTTTTGGTTGGACCTCCGGGAACTGGTAAAACATTGTTGGCAAAGGCAGTTGCTGGCGAAGCCAACGTACCGTTTTTCTCCATGTCGGGTTCCGACTTTGTGGAAATGTTCGTAGGTGTTGGGGCATCGCGTGTTCGGGATTTATTTAAACAAGCTAAAGAAAAAGCACCATGTATTGTCTTTATCGATGAGATTGATGCCATCGGTCGTGCCCGAGGAAGAAACCCCAATATGGGTTCAAACGACGAAAGAGAAAACACATTGAACCAACTACTTACCGAAATGGATGGTTTCGACACCAATTCAGGAGTAATTATACTGGCTGCAACAAACCGGGCAGACATGCTTGACCGCGCCTTAATGCGTGCCGGACGTTTCGACCGTCAAATACATGTAGAGTTGCCCGATCTGAATGAGCGTGCTGAAATTTTCAAAGTTCATTTGCGTCCCATCAAATTATCAGACGAGGTGGATGCCCAATTCCTGGCCAAGCAAACACCCGGATTCTCAGGTGCCGATATTGCCAACGTGTGTAATGAAGCAGCTCTGATTGCAGCTCGAAAAGAACGTGACAATGTTGGTCGGCAAGATTTTCTGGATGCCGTTGACCGTATTATCGGTGGCTTAGAAAAGAAGAATAAAATTATTTCGAAGGAGGAAAAAGAACGAATTGCCTACCACGAAGCAGGTCACGCTACAATTAGCTGGTTGCTTGAGCATGCACACCCATTGGTTAAAGTGACCATTGTTCCTCGCGGGAAAGCACTGGGAGCTGCTTGGTATTTACCTGAAGAGCGATCGATTACGACAAAAGAACAACTACTTGACGAGATGTGCTCAGCCTTGGGAGGAAGAGCCGCCGAAGAGATTATTTTTGGAACAATTTCGTCAGGAGCTCAAAACGACCTGGAGAAAATTACCAAGCAGGCTTATGCGATGATTAGCATCTTTGGAATGAGCGAAAAAGTTGGAAATGTTAGTTTCTATGATTCAACCGGACAAAGCGATTATGGTTTTACCAAACCATACAGCGAAAAAACAGCCGAACTGATTGATGCTGAAGCAAAAAAACTGATTGATTCGCAATACAACCGGGCATTGCAAGTCTTGAAAGAGAATGCTGAAGGTCATAAAAAACTAGGAGATCGCCTGCTGGAAAAAGAAGTTATTTTTGGTGAAGATCTGGAAGAAATATTTGGGAAAAGACCTTGGGTAAGAGAAGAATTAACGGCAGAAAAACAAGAAGTCATTAAATCAATACCGCCGAAAGAAGAGCCCAACGAAGCAACTTCAGTGTAA
- the rsfS gene encoding ribosome silencing factor, which yields MQKKPIGKDSQQLLNAILEGIQKIKGKDIVKIDLTKINHSECNYFIICHGNSTTQVDAIAHSVERTVEEMVGEKAWHKDGYQNSVWVLLDYADVMVHVFQHETRKHYNLENLWADAATEKIQTEN from the coding sequence ATGCAGAAAAAGCCAATTGGAAAAGATAGTCAACAGCTGTTAAACGCTATTCTGGAAGGGATTCAGAAGATCAAGGGAAAAGACATTGTGAAAATAGACTTGACAAAAATAAATCATTCCGAATGTAATTACTTCATCATATGTCATGGGAACTCAACCACCCAAGTTGACGCTATTGCACATTCAGTAGAACGAACGGTTGAAGAGATGGTAGGAGAAAAAGCCTGGCACAAGGATGGTTACCAAAACTCAGTTTGGGTTTTGTTAGACTATGCTGATGTCATGGTACACGTATTTCAACATGAAACTCGAAAACATTATAATTTAGAAAACCTTTGGGCTGATGCAGCCACAGAAAAAATACAAACTGAAAATTAG
- a CDS encoding biotin--[acetyl-CoA-carboxylase] ligase, with product MCQHIGKTIVKVDRTESTNNYAIGQVYENEVEEGTVFLAHDQTFGRGHFANRWESEAGKNLTFSVFIRPAFLPVHQTFMLSKVVCLGIENCLSKFINDVKVKWPNDIYVNDRKVCGILIENGIMNSQIRQSVIGIGLNVNQARFHSDAPNPVSLKLISGEAYDLDSLLKDVLESIDYYYAQLVAGKFEYLDRAFHDRLYRFDEWHAFKDENHHYTGKITGVNEIGQLRIQEKEGPMHEYHFKEVVYL from the coding sequence ATGTGTCAGCATATCGGTAAAACCATCGTTAAAGTAGATCGGACCGAGAGTACCAATAACTATGCCATCGGTCAAGTGTATGAAAATGAAGTGGAAGAGGGGACTGTCTTTTTGGCACATGACCAAACTTTCGGACGTGGACACTTTGCTAATAGGTGGGAAAGTGAAGCCGGAAAAAACCTGACCTTCTCAGTTTTTATTCGGCCGGCATTTTTGCCAGTTCACCAAACATTTATGCTTTCAAAGGTTGTTTGCCTTGGAATTGAAAACTGTTTGAGTAAGTTTATTAACGACGTAAAAGTAAAGTGGCCAAATGATATCTATGTAAATGATCGAAAAGTGTGTGGCATTTTAATTGAAAATGGAATTATGAACAGCCAAATTCGGCAGAGTGTTATTGGTATTGGACTAAATGTCAATCAAGCGCGCTTCCACTCTGATGCCCCTAACCCCGTGTCGTTAAAACTTATTTCGGGAGAGGCCTACGATTTAGATTCGCTTCTGAAGGATGTTCTTGAGTCGATCGATTATTATTATGCGCAGTTGGTTGCGGGAAAGTTTGAATACCTTGATAGGGCGTTTCATGACCGACTGTATCGATTTGATGAATGGCATGCTTTCAAGGATGAAAATCACCATTACACAGGAAAAATTACAGGCGTTAATGAGATTGGGCAACTCAGAATCCAAGAGAAAGAGGGACCAATGCACGAGTATCATTTTAAAGAGGTAGTGTATCTATAG
- a CDS encoding ZIP family metal transporter: MYSWFVELSPIMQALLATLFTWLVTALGAAMVFFFKKINRKVLDGMLGFAAGVMIAASFWSLLAPAIELAEETTNSPWIPAVIGFLSGGAFLWLADQYLPHLHLGFPKEEAEGIPTSWRRSVLLVMAITLHNIPEGLAVGVAFGAVAAGIPAASLAGAIALAIGIGIQNFPEGAAVSVPLRREGMSRTKSFMYGQASGLVEPIAGVIGAAAVLLMRPILPYALSFAAGAMIYVVVEELIPESQLEKNTDIATIGAMLGFAVMMTLDVALG; encoded by the coding sequence ATGTACTCTTGGTTTGTTGAATTGAGTCCGATCATGCAAGCTTTGCTTGCAACATTATTTACATGGTTAGTAACAGCTCTTGGAGCTGCAATGGTTTTTTTCTTCAAAAAAATCAATCGGAAAGTATTGGATGGAATGCTTGGATTTGCAGCAGGAGTGATGATTGCTGCCAGCTTTTGGTCCTTACTTGCCCCTGCTATTGAGTTGGCAGAAGAAACCACAAATTCACCATGGATCCCAGCAGTAATTGGCTTTTTGTCCGGCGGAGCTTTTTTATGGCTAGCCGATCAGTATCTCCCACACCTACACCTTGGCTTTCCGAAAGAAGAAGCTGAAGGGATACCAACATCGTGGCGTCGGAGTGTGCTGCTGGTTATGGCAATTACCTTGCACAATATTCCAGAAGGATTGGCAGTTGGTGTGGCTTTTGGTGCTGTTGCTGCCGGTATTCCTGCCGCTTCGTTGGCTGGGGCAATTGCATTAGCCATTGGTATCGGCATTCAAAATTTCCCCGAGGGTGCAGCTGTGTCCGTTCCTTTGCGTCGGGAGGGAATGTCGAGAACAAAAAGTTTTATGTACGGACAAGCATCCGGTCTTGTTGAGCCAATTGCCGGCGTGATTGGAGCTGCTGCTGTTTTACTGATGCGCCCAATATTGCCTTATGCATTATCTTTTGCTGCCGGAGCAATGATTTATGTGGTGGTTGAAGAATTAATTCCCGAATCACAGTTGGAGAAAAACACTGATATTGCCACAATCGGCGCAATGCTTGGTTTTGCTGTTATGATGACTTTGGATGTCGCTTTGGGCTAA
- a CDS encoding lipocalin-like domain-containing protein encodes MDSVIVGTWKLLSFELQRENGELEYPFGKDAIGYVNYTASGHFSVQYMPKEQDEENLKGISYFGSYDYNREKDYIIHHVEGSLFPNDEGLDKIRKARFRGRSLKITWSTVSWGADEDLIATISFEKQEELPPVRVTF; translated from the coding sequence ATGGATAGTGTAATTGTCGGTACTTGGAAGCTTTTATCTTTTGAGCTTCAGAGAGAAAATGGAGAATTGGAATATCCGTTTGGGAAAGACGCGATTGGGTACGTGAATTACACCGCATCGGGTCATTTTTCGGTTCAGTATATGCCAAAAGAACAAGATGAGGAGAACTTAAAAGGAATCTCTTATTTTGGCAGCTATGACTACAACCGGGAAAAGGATTACATCATCCATCATGTTGAGGGATCGTTGTTTCCCAATGATGAAGGTCTGGACAAAATACGCAAGGCTCGGTTTAGAGGTAGAAGCCTCAAAATAACTTGGTCTACAGTGAGTTGGGGAGCGGATGAGGATTTGATAGCCACAATCAGTTTTGAAAAACAAGAGGAATTACCTCCGGTTCGAGTAACTTTTTAA
- a CDS encoding RNA polymerase sigma factor, producing the protein MDDLYVKKVLNGDTEGFRYFITNYKDLAFTVAISIVKDEFWAEEIVQESFIKAFRNLKSFKGRSSFKTWFYRIVINEAFQRVRNEKKEHFYTDDFFEQEPTEENFVGLSAEEQIVLVQESLNRLSPKESLVLRLFYLEEQDTKTVSEETGWSESNIRVILHRGRKNMLAIVQQLTQNEFKAT; encoded by the coding sequence ATGGACGACCTTTACGTCAAAAAGGTATTGAACGGTGATACGGAAGGATTCAGGTATTTTATAACAAACTATAAGGATCTGGCTTTTACTGTAGCCATCTCAATCGTAAAAGATGAGTTTTGGGCTGAAGAAATTGTCCAGGAGTCGTTTATTAAAGCATTCAGAAATCTGAAGTCATTTAAAGGACGTTCGAGTTTTAAAACTTGGTTTTATCGCATTGTCATCAACGAGGCATTTCAACGAGTCAGGAACGAAAAGAAAGAACATTTTTACACCGATGATTTCTTTGAACAAGAACCGACAGAAGAAAACTTCGTTGGATTGAGTGCCGAAGAGCAGATTGTTCTGGTGCAGGAATCACTAAACCGACTCTCACCAAAAGAAAGTTTGGTTCTTCGATTGTTTTATCTGGAAGAACAAGATACCAAGACAGTTTCAGAAGAAACAGGATGGTCGGAGTCCAATATTCGGGTAATCCTCCACCGTGGGCGAAAAAATATGTTGGCCATTGTTCAACAACTCACGCAAAACGAATTTAAAGCTACTTGA
- a CDS encoding DUF6249 domain-containing protein produces the protein MEDLMLALIWLGFFASIFFGWYYFLQARNKERMGLIERDKDVSEIYAKREFRFRFPWLKLGMLITGVGFGFTLIVLMMMNPMLEQFLKRTDGMVKAASIILFGGISMVIAHYIDKPSKN, from the coding sequence ATGGAAGACTTGATGTTAGCACTTATTTGGCTTGGTTTTTTTGCTAGTATTTTCTTTGGATGGTATTACTTCCTGCAGGCTCGAAATAAAGAACGAATGGGTCTGATTGAACGGGACAAAGATGTTTCTGAAATTTATGCAAAACGTGAATTTCGATTTCGGTTCCCTTGGTTAAAACTGGGGATGCTAATCACCGGAGTTGGTTTTGGTTTTACATTGATAGTACTAATGATGATGAACCCGATGCTGGAACAATTCCTAAAGCGAACAGACGGCATGGTTAAAGCAGCATCAATAATTCTATTTGGAGGTATATCGATGGTCATTGCGCACTATATCGACAAACCAAGCAAAAACTAG
- a CDS encoding 2-isopropylmalate synthase: MSDRLYIFDTTLRDGEQVPGCQLNTVEKIEVAKALEELGVDVIEAGFPISSPGDFESVVEISKAVTWPTICALTRAVEKDIDVAAESLKYAKKGRIHTGIGTSPYHIYHKLNSTPEKILERAVAAVKYAKKYVEDVEFYAEDAGRSDNEYLAKVVEAVIKAGATVVNIPDTTGYTMPYEFGEKIKYLIDNVRGVENAILSTHCHNDLGMATANTIAGVINGARQAEVTINGIGERAGNTSLEEVVMTLKSRYQVLGLDTNINTKNIYKTSRLVSNLMNMPVQPNKAIVGRNAFAHSSGIHQDGVLKNRENYEIIDPKDVGINESSIVLTARSGRAALKHRLEVMGYELTKEKLEDVYEKFLELADKKKDIRDDDVALLVGDAEQKERRVKLEFLQVVTGKSLLPMASVRINVAGEMFDATASGNGPVDAAINAVKQIIRRQVSLEEFLIQAITRGSDDVGKVHMELDFDGVKFFGFGAHTDIITASVEAFIDAVNKIPVK, translated from the coding sequence ATGAGCGACAGATTGTACATTTTTGACACTACTTTGAGAGACGGGGAACAAGTTCCCGGGTGTCAGTTAAACACGGTTGAGAAGATTGAAGTGGCCAAAGCTTTGGAAGAATTGGGTGTCGATGTAATCGAGGCTGGATTTCCAATTTCAAGTCCTGGCGACTTTGAATCAGTAGTCGAAATTTCAAAAGCGGTAACCTGGCCAACGATTTGTGCCCTTACCCGCGCAGTAGAAAAAGACATTGACGTTGCCGCTGAATCCCTCAAATATGCAAAAAAAGGACGGATTCATACCGGAATTGGAACATCACCTTACCATATCTACCATAAACTCAATTCAACACCTGAAAAAATTCTTGAACGTGCTGTTGCTGCAGTCAAATACGCTAAAAAGTATGTTGAGGACGTGGAGTTTTATGCTGAGGATGCCGGTCGTTCGGATAACGAATATTTGGCTAAAGTAGTTGAAGCAGTTATTAAAGCTGGTGCGACGGTTGTTAATATTCCTGATACAACAGGTTATACCATGCCCTATGAATTTGGAGAAAAAATCAAATACCTGATCGACAATGTTCGTGGTGTTGAGAATGCAATTCTATCAACTCACTGTCATAACGATTTGGGAATGGCAACCGCCAATACAATAGCCGGAGTTATAAATGGAGCCCGTCAGGCTGAGGTAACGATTAATGGAATTGGGGAGCGTGCCGGAAATACATCGTTGGAAGAGGTGGTGATGACCTTAAAGAGCCGTTATCAGGTGTTGGGTCTTGATACAAATATCAATACCAAAAATATCTATAAAACCAGCCGATTGGTTTCAAACCTGATGAACATGCCGGTGCAGCCAAACAAGGCGATTGTGGGGCGTAATGCATTTGCGCACTCGTCGGGTATTCATCAGGATGGCGTATTGAAGAATCGTGAGAATTATGAAATAATTGATCCCAAAGATGTCGGTATTAATGAATCATCGATTGTGCTGACTGCCCGAAGTGGACGTGCTGCATTGAAGCACCGTTTGGAAGTGATGGGCTATGAGTTGACCAAAGAGAAGTTGGAAGACGTTTATGAGAAATTTCTTGAGTTGGCCGATAAGAAAAAAGACATCCGGGATGATGATGTTGCTTTATTGGTAGGAGATGCCGAGCAAAAGGAACGTCGCGTAAAACTGGAGTTCTTGCAAGTGGTAACCGGGAAGTCATTGTTACCAATGGCCTCCGTTCGAATAAACGTTGCCGGAGAAATGTTTGATGCAACGGCTTCGGGTAACGGCCCTGTTGATGCAGCGATCAATGCAGTGAAGCAGATTATTCGTCGTCAGGTAAGCTTGGAAGAGTTTTTAATTCAGGCCATTACTCGTGGAAGTGACGACGTTGGTAAGGTGCATATGGAATTGGACTTTGATGGCGTGAAATTCTTCGGATTCGGAGCTCATACGGATATTATCACAGCATCGGTTGAGGCCTTTATTGATGCCGTAAATAAGATTCCGGTTAAGTAA
- the leuC gene encoding 3-isopropylmalate dehydratase large subunit, giving the protein MEAKTLFDKIWDAHVVKQVEGGPNVLYIDRHFIHEVTSPVAFLGLKNRGLKVFRPDQTTATPDHNVPTIDQELSIKDELSRNQVDMLKSNCEKHGITHHGLGSEGHGVVHIIGPEMGLTQPGMTIVCGDSHTSTHGAFGAIAFGIGTSEVEMVLASQCIMQPKPKKMRITVDGELSKGVTSKDIALYIISQISTSGGTGHFIEYAGSAITSLSMEARMTLCNLSIECGARGGMIAPDETTFEYVRGREFAPKGEEWDKTLAYWKALKSDEGAKFDTEYHFDAADIEPMITYGTNPGMGIGITQSIPTGSKMEGTDKTTFLKSLRYMDYQPGDAMTGKKVDYVFLGSCTNGRIEDFRAFAEFVKGKRKADDVNVWLVPGSKAVEKQILSEGLDKIFEDAGMALRQPGCSACLAMNDDKIPEGKYAVSTSNRNFEGRQGPGARTMLASPLTAAAVAVTGVITDPRELM; this is encoded by the coding sequence TTGGAAGCAAAAACTTTATTCGACAAAATTTGGGATGCTCACGTAGTGAAGCAAGTAGAAGGTGGCCCAAATGTATTGTATATTGATCGTCATTTTATTCATGAAGTGACCAGCCCGGTTGCATTTTTGGGCTTGAAAAATAGAGGGTTGAAAGTGTTTCGTCCAGACCAAACTACAGCAACACCAGATCATAATGTACCAACAATTGATCAGGAGTTGAGTATCAAGGACGAACTTTCGCGTAACCAGGTAGACATGCTGAAAAGTAACTGCGAAAAGCATGGTATAACTCATCATGGTCTAGGAAGCGAAGGACACGGTGTGGTGCACATCATCGGGCCTGAAATGGGCTTAACACAACCTGGAATGACCATTGTTTGTGGAGATAGCCATACGTCTACTCACGGAGCGTTTGGAGCTATCGCTTTTGGAATAGGTACCAGTGAGGTAGAAATGGTGTTGGCCAGTCAGTGTATTATGCAGCCAAAGCCAAAGAAAATGCGTATTACTGTTGATGGTGAACTGAGTAAAGGTGTGACGTCAAAAGATATCGCACTTTACATTATCTCGCAAATTTCTACTAGTGGAGGAACAGGCCATTTTATTGAATATGCAGGGTCAGCAATTACCAGCCTGAGTATGGAAGCGCGGATGACTCTTTGTAATTTGAGTATTGAATGTGGTGCTCGTGGAGGAATGATTGCTCCGGACGAAACGACATTCGAATATGTAAGAGGACGTGAGTTCGCTCCAAAGGGAGAAGAATGGGATAAAACGCTTGCCTATTGGAAAGCGTTGAAGTCTGATGAGGGAGCAAAATTTGATACTGAGTATCATTTTGATGCGGCAGACATTGAGCCTATGATAACTTATGGAACAAATCCGGGAATGGGAATCGGAATTACTCAGTCAATTCCTACTGGTAGCAAGATGGAAGGAACAGATAAAACAACTTTCCTGAAGTCGTTGAGGTACATGGATTACCAACCGGGAGATGCGATGACAGGCAAGAAGGTTGACTATGTATTCCTTGGGAGTTGTACCAATGGTCGTATTGAAGATTTTAGAGCTTTTGCTGAATTCGTAAAAGGGAAGAGAAAAGCCGATGATGTAAATGTTTGGTTGGTTCCGGGATCAAAAGCAGTTGAAAAACAAATTCTTTCAGAGGGGTTGGATAAGATTTTTGAGGATGCTGGGATGGCACTTCGTCAGCCTGGATGTTCTGCATGTTTGGCAATGAATGATGATAAAATTCCGGAAGGAAAATACGCGGTATCTACGTCAAACCGAAATTTTGAAGGCCGTCAGGGGCCGGGTGCCCGAACAATGTTGGCCAGTCCATTGACTGCTGCTGCCGTTGCAGTAACCGGAGTAATAACAGACCCACGCGAATTGATGTAA
- the leuD gene encoding 3-isopropylmalate dehydratase small subunit produces the protein MAYDKFVTLTSTAVPLPVENVDTDQIIPARFLKAVERKGFGDNLFRDWRYDKSNQPITDFPLNDSKYTGKILVGGKNFGSGSSREHAAWAIYDFGFRVVVSSFFADIFKGNALNNGLLPVVVTPAFLAKIFKAIESDPSTEFEVDLEKQKFTLLATGEAEEFEINPYKKHCLQNGLDDIDFLVDSKEDIEAFENK, from the coding sequence ATGGCATACGATAAATTTGTAACATTAACTTCTACGGCAGTTCCATTGCCTGTGGAGAATGTGGACACCGACCAAATAATACCAGCGCGATTTTTGAAAGCTGTGGAGCGTAAAGGATTTGGTGATAATCTTTTTCGCGATTGGCGATACGACAAGTCAAATCAGCCGATAACTGACTTTCCGTTGAACGATAGTAAGTACACCGGAAAAATATTAGTTGGAGGTAAAAACTTCGGAAGCGGATCGAGCCGTGAGCATGCTGCGTGGGCAATTTATGATTTTGGTTTTCGGGTAGTTGTTTCCAGCTTTTTTGCTGATATTTTTAAGGGGAATGCTCTGAATAACGGGCTGTTGCCGGTTGTTGTTACTCCGGCTTTTCTGGCGAAAATATTTAAAGCAATTGAAAGTGACCCATCTACCGAATTTGAAGTGGATTTGGAAAAGCAAAAATTTACCCTGCTGGCTACCGGGGAGGCTGAAGAATTTGAAATAAATCCATATAAAAAACATTGTTTGCAAAATGGATTGGATGATATAGATTTTCTTGTTGACTCGAAAGAAGATATCGAAGCATTTGAAAATAAATAA